The Paenibacillus sp. RUD330 genome has a segment encoding these proteins:
- a CDS encoding response regulator transcription factor: MNERVLVIEDEESIARILQLELEHEGYHVGHAPDGRSGFLQASSGEWDLVLLDVMLPELNGIEVLRRLRQAGNPIPVILITARDTVPDKVSGFEHGANDYITKPFAMEELLARVRNLLRIFQQNPKESEGSDLLKIGDLTVELRTRKVFRKELAIDLTPREFELLVYLAQHKNEEKSREEILSEVWGYDFMGETNLVDVYIRYLRQKLDKGFRHKLIHTVRGVGYMMKEPEA; this comes from the coding sequence ATGAATGAACGTGTGCTGGTTATCGAGGATGAAGAAAGCATCGCGCGCATCCTCCAGCTGGAGCTGGAGCATGAAGGCTATCATGTCGGCCATGCTCCGGACGGGCGCAGCGGCTTTCTGCAGGCATCCTCGGGAGAGTGGGACCTGGTCCTGCTCGACGTCATGCTGCCGGAGCTGAACGGCATCGAGGTGCTGCGCCGGCTCCGCCAGGCAGGCAATCCCATCCCCGTCATTCTCATCACAGCCCGGGATACGGTGCCGGACAAGGTCAGCGGCTTCGAGCACGGAGCCAACGATTACATCACCAAGCCCTTCGCGATGGAGGAGCTGCTGGCGCGCGTGCGCAATCTGCTGCGCATCTTCCAGCAGAATCCGAAGGAATCCGAAGGCTCCGACCTGCTCAAGATCGGCGATCTGACGGTCGAGCTGCGCACGCGCAAGGTGTTCCGCAAGGAGCTCGCCATCGACCTGACGCCGCGCGAGTTCGAGCTGCTCGTCTATTTGGCGCAGCATAAGAACGAAGAGAAGTCCCGGGAAGAAATCCTGTCCGAAGTATGGGGGTACGATTTCATGGGCGAGACGAATCTCGTCGACGTGTACATCCGGTACCTCCGCCAGAAGCTGGACAAGGGCTTCCGCCACAAGCTGATCCATACGGTGCGCGGAGTCGGCTACATGATGAAGGAGCCGGAGGCATGA
- a CDS encoding HAMP domain-containing histidine kinase: MTLRKRFTLFTIFWLIFILILFNIFVYLFMTKITTRSEQQVMMNKVNLILENNKLNDKTHLADEGLLREFYNVNELIRIISPEGKTVNLQGSDTDLLALPVKFVAYRESGERFVGSTRVLFMKVPLYQDSEIIGMLEIERKLNLQDSYMKVLVAALSVTSIGAILFAIFGTYWFTSRLTAPIQQMVQTMREIDRSGKLRKIEMGDKEESAELLQLLRAFNQMIERLDRTFARQKQFVADASHELKTPLTVIVSYAGMLKRWGRDDAAIREEAIDAIAKEAERLQNLTKSMLMLAEAEQEDWLNLETFDVVQMVDELAGMLQATFQRPIRVHTSAGGLKMSGDKDKIRQLLVILLDNAIKYSKEPIDVTVSAVKQSVRVHVTDKGIGIPENEIPYLFERFYRVDGARRRTTGGVGLGLSIAKRIVELHEGQIDVFSKPGKGTTITLQFPQTLKGNGGR, encoded by the coding sequence ATGACTCTCCGCAAGCGGTTCACCCTCTTCACGATCTTCTGGCTCATCTTCATCCTCATCCTGTTCAACATCTTCGTCTACTTGTTCATGACGAAGATCACGACGCGCAGCGAGCAGCAGGTCATGATGAACAAGGTGAACCTGATTCTGGAGAACAACAAGCTGAACGACAAGACGCATCTGGCGGACGAAGGGCTGCTGAGGGAGTTCTACAACGTCAACGAGCTGATCCGGATCATCAGTCCGGAGGGCAAGACGGTCAATCTGCAGGGCTCCGACACCGATCTGCTGGCGCTGCCGGTCAAGTTCGTCGCCTACCGGGAGTCGGGAGAAAGGTTCGTCGGCAGCACGAGGGTTCTGTTCATGAAGGTGCCGCTGTACCAGGATTCCGAAATCATCGGCATGCTTGAGATCGAGCGCAAGCTCAACCTGCAGGACAGCTACATGAAGGTGCTTGTGGCGGCTTTGTCCGTGACCAGCATCGGCGCCATCCTGTTCGCGATCTTCGGCACGTACTGGTTCACCTCGAGGCTGACCGCCCCGATCCAGCAGATGGTGCAGACGATGAGGGAGATCGACCGCAGCGGCAAGCTGCGGAAGATCGAGATGGGGGACAAGGAGGAGTCGGCCGAGCTGCTCCAGCTCCTCCGCGCCTTCAATCAGATGATCGAGAGGCTGGACCGCACGTTCGCCCGTCAAAAGCAGTTCGTCGCGGATGCGTCGCATGAGCTGAAGACGCCGCTGACCGTCATCGTCAGCTACGCGGGCATGCTGAAGCGCTGGGGCCGCGACGACGCCGCGATCCGCGAAGAGGCGATCGATGCGATCGCCAAGGAGGCGGAGCGCCTCCAGAACCTCACCAAGTCGATGCTCATGCTGGCCGAAGCGGAGCAGGAGGATTGGCTCAATCTGGAGACGTTCGACGTCGTCCAGATGGTCGACGAGCTGGCCGGCATGCTGCAGGCGACGTTCCAGCGCCCGATCCGGGTCCATACCTCCGCTGGCGGACTGAAGATGTCGGGCGACAAGGACAAGATCCGCCAGCTGCTCGTCATCCTGCTGGACAACGCCATCAAGTACAGCAAGGAACCGATCGACGTCACGGTGAGCGCGGTCAAGCAGTCCGTGCGCGTCCATGTGACGGACAAGGGCATCGGCATTCCCGAGAACGAGATTCCGTACCTGTTCGAGCGGTTTTACCGCGTGGACGGGGCGCGGCGCCGCACGACCGGCGGCGTCGGGCTCGGCCTCTCGATCGCCAAGAGGATCGTCGAGCTTCATGAAGGCCAGATCGACGTGTTCAGCAAGCCGGGCAAGGGAACGACGATCACGCTCCAATTCCCGCAGACGCTGAAGGGCAACGGCGGCCGGTAG
- a CDS encoding C40 family peptidase: MRTSKWKKTIMNIGLCAVLGVSGLALGSASTAHAATPQAEKLLSYGKQYLGVPYRLGAPSGVTYAFDCSSFTQYVYKKTGVSLPRTSSEQAAKGVKVTRGYLSKGDLVFFTGSSGKSIGHVAIYAGSNKILHTYGKTGVTISSLGTSYWNNHYVTAKRIL, encoded by the coding sequence ATGCGCACAAGCAAATGGAAAAAGACAATCATGAACATCGGCCTCTGCGCTGTCCTTGGAGTGTCGGGACTCGCTCTTGGCTCTGCATCGACAGCACATGCCGCGACGCCGCAGGCGGAAAAGCTTCTCTCCTACGGCAAGCAGTACTTGGGCGTTCCTTACCGCCTCGGAGCTCCTAGCGGCGTTACATACGCATTCGACTGCTCTTCGTTCACCCAATACGTCTACAAGAAAACCGGCGTCTCCCTGCCGAGGACTTCCAGCGAGCAGGCGGCCAAGGGAGTGAAGGTTACCCGCGGCTATCTCAGCAAGGGCGATCTCGTCTTCTTCACCGGCAGCTCCGGCAAGAGCATCGGCCATGTCGCCATTTACGCCGGCTCCAACAAGATCCTGCACACATACGGCAAAACAGGCGTGACGATCTCCAGCCTCGGCACCTCTTACTGGAACAATCACTACGTCACCGCCAAGCGCATCCTGTAG
- a CDS encoding carbon-nitrogen hydrolase family protein encodes MKFRVSAVQYELADIDSFDEFAAQAAHYVRNASEYGTQFVLFPEFMTTQLLSIRGEDGKARGIQSLPDFTEAYEGLFAGLAREYGMHIVAGTHVVRTAEGKLRNTAYLFGPDGGMRTQAKIHLTPTEVEEWNMSAGDGLEVFDTPYGKIAMLTCYDIEFPEIVRMARAKGADVIFCPSCTDDRHGFYRVRYCCHARAVENQIYIVATGTVGSLRRVDFMRANYGQAAVITPNDIPFPPKGIMCEGTENRDMLIVADLDLSLLEDVRRSGSVTTWRDRRTDLYRDWS; translated from the coding sequence ATGAAATTCCGCGTAAGCGCGGTCCAGTATGAACTGGCCGATATCGATTCCTTTGACGAATTCGCCGCTCAAGCCGCCCATTATGTCCGCAACGCCTCGGAATACGGCACCCAGTTCGTGCTGTTCCCGGAATTCATGACGACGCAGCTCCTCAGCATCCGAGGGGAGGACGGCAAGGCGCGGGGCATCCAGTCGCTGCCGGACTTCACGGAGGCGTACGAAGGGCTGTTCGCCGGCCTTGCCCGTGAATACGGCATGCACATCGTCGCAGGCACCCACGTCGTCCGCACGGCGGAAGGCAAGCTGAGGAACACGGCGTATTTGTTCGGACCCGACGGGGGCATGCGCACGCAAGCCAAAATCCATCTGACGCCGACCGAGGTGGAGGAATGGAACATGTCCGCCGGAGACGGCCTGGAGGTGTTCGACACTCCGTACGGAAAAATCGCGATGCTGACCTGCTACGACATCGAGTTTCCCGAAATCGTGCGCATGGCCCGGGCCAAAGGGGCGGACGTCATCTTCTGCCCTTCCTGCACGGACGACCGCCACGGCTTTTACCGCGTGCGCTATTGCTGCCATGCGCGGGCTGTCGAGAACCAGATCTATATCGTGGCGACGGGAACGGTCGGTTCCTTGCGCCGGGTGGACTTCATGAGAGCCAACTACGGCCAGGCCGCCGTCATCACTCCGAACGATATCCCGTTCCCTCCGAAGGGCATCATGTGCGAGGGGACGGAAAACCGCGATATGCTGATCGTGGCCGACCTTGACCTGTCCCTGCTCGAGGACGTCCGCCGGAGCGGCTCCGTGACGACGTGGAGAGACCGGCGTACGGATCTGTATCGCGATTGGAGCTGA
- a CDS encoding GNAT family N-acetyltransferase — protein MHPMLKKLYVIRAGKPVEATIRRYGDEDAEGLIRVQEASFPPPYPHELLWNREQIRQHAARFPEGALCAVVEGEIVGSMTGMLTDGRLAGDHDWAAVTDSGYIRNHDPQGDTLYVVDICVTPEYRKSGIGKWLMQTMYETVVHLGKARLLGGGRLPGYHRHAAELKPQQYVDAVLKGDLHDPVLTFLLRCGRMPAGIAENYLEDEESCHYAALMEWRNPFLIREPKN, from the coding sequence ATGCATCCGATGCTGAAAAAACTGTATGTGATCCGCGCAGGGAAGCCGGTGGAAGCGACGATCCGCCGCTACGGCGATGAAGATGCCGAAGGGTTGATCCGGGTGCAGGAAGCGAGCTTCCCGCCTCCTTATCCTCACGAGCTGCTCTGGAACAGGGAGCAGATCCGTCAGCATGCCGCCCGCTTCCCGGAAGGAGCGCTGTGCGCCGTCGTGGAAGGGGAGATCGTCGGGTCCATGACCGGCATGCTGACGGATGGAAGACTCGCCGGAGACCATGACTGGGCCGCCGTCACCGACAGCGGTTATATCCGGAATCATGATCCGCAGGGGGACACCCTCTATGTCGTGGATATATGCGTCACCCCCGAGTACCGCAAGAGCGGCATCGGCAAGTGGCTGATGCAGACGATGTACGAAACGGTCGTGCATCTCGGCAAGGCCCGGCTGCTCGGGGGCGGCCGGCTGCCGGGCTATCATCGTCATGCGGCCGAGCTGAAGCCGCAGCAGTATGTGGACGCCGTGCTGAAGGGCGACCTCCATGACCCGGTTCTGACTTTTCTGCTTCGCTGCGGCAGGATGCCGGCCGGAATTGCAGAGAACTATTTGGAGGATGAGGAATCATGCCACTATGCCGCCCTGATGGAATGGCGCAATCCGTTCCTCATCCGGGAGCCGAAGAACTGA
- a CDS encoding GNAT family acetyltransferase, which produces MEFHRIMSIEDPQFPKLHRLLQEVFPPEEVLAYDLWREPLLDRSIHVCVALHEGEAVGATEFRYYPDMRVAMTDFTIIGRPGLGIGRFLMRSRERELDRLAEQSGSEPLGMFAEIYDPYLTGHEFGGVSPMNPIVRREVLSHIGYKRLDLAYVHPSWDLEGGAVSGLDLGFLPKEERQDEIPGALAAQFLETYYSAIERKPQEWYDMVQGIREREKIALLPL; this is translated from the coding sequence ATGGAATTCCACCGCATCATGTCCATTGAAGATCCGCAGTTCCCCAAGCTCCACCGCCTGCTGCAGGAGGTGTTTCCGCCGGAGGAGGTGCTCGCCTACGACCTGTGGCGCGAGCCGCTGCTCGACCGCTCCATCCATGTCTGCGTCGCCCTGCATGAGGGCGAGGCGGTCGGCGCCACGGAATTCCGCTATTATCCGGACATGCGCGTCGCCATGACGGATTTCACGATCATCGGCAGGCCGGGTCTCGGCATCGGGCGCTTCCTGATGCGCAGCCGCGAGCGGGAGCTGGACCGGCTGGCCGAGCAATCCGGGTCGGAGCCGCTCGGCATGTTCGCGGAGATCTACGATCCTTACCTCACCGGGCATGAATTCGGAGGCGTCAGCCCGATGAATCCGATCGTCAGGCGCGAGGTGCTGTCCCATATCGGCTACAAGCGGCTGGATCTCGCCTATGTCCATCCATCCTGGGATTTGGAGGGCGGAGCGGTAAGCGGCCTGGACCTCGGCTTCCTGCCGAAGGAAGAGCGGCAAGACGAGATTCCGGGAGCTCTGGCTGCGCAGTTTCTGGAAACCTACTATTCGGCGATCGAGCGCAAGCCTCAGGAATGGTACGACATGGTCCAGGGCATCCGCGAACGGGAAAAGATCGCCCTGCTTCCGCTCTGA
- a CDS encoding MBL fold metallo-hydrolase: MAYSPAVLTFLGTGDSLGVPRVYCSCPVCEEARATGRNRRLRSLVRIDGLEGGGSPDDVTLIDCGPDWGRQMEAAGLRSVGRMLITHAHFDHIGGLVEWADACRWTKQRGKAYAPAEVIPDILARFPWLDRWIDFMPIEEPLAIGSWSIRSWRVHHGYNGYSYAYRFDHGETGYAWAYCSDSIGLDEMQKAPLRGADLIVLGTSFYHEPYPYAGRSVYDVTEALELREELQPGEMLLTHMSHDIDLDREYGLPGNVKFAEAGMRRILDK; encoded by the coding sequence ATGGCTTACTCGCCGGCGGTGCTGACCTTTCTCGGCACCGGCGATTCGCTTGGAGTGCCGCGGGTTTATTGCAGCTGTCCCGTATGCGAGGAAGCGCGGGCGACGGGCAGGAACAGGAGGCTGCGTTCCCTCGTGCGGATTGACGGCCTGGAAGGCGGCGGCTCTCCGGACGATGTGACGCTGATCGACTGCGGACCCGATTGGGGCAGGCAGATGGAAGCGGCCGGGCTGCGCTCGGTCGGGAGAATGCTGATCACGCATGCCCACTTCGATCATATCGGCGGCCTCGTGGAATGGGCGGATGCATGCAGGTGGACGAAGCAGCGGGGCAAAGCCTACGCTCCCGCCGAAGTCATTCCCGACATTCTGGCCCGCTTTCCCTGGCTGGACCGATGGATCGATTTCATGCCGATCGAAGAGCCGCTCGCGATCGGCAGCTGGAGCATTCGAAGCTGGCGTGTCCATCATGGCTACAACGGCTATTCGTACGCCTATCGGTTCGACCATGGCGAGACCGGATACGCCTGGGCGTACTGCTCCGACTCCATCGGCCTGGACGAGATGCAGAAGGCGCCGCTGCGCGGCGCCGATCTGATCGTGCTCGGGACGAGCTTTTACCATGAGCCCTATCCTTACGCCGGACGCTCCGTATACGACGTCACGGAAGCTCTGGAGCTGCGGGAGGAGCTGCAGCCGGGCGAAATGCTGCTGACGCATATGTCGCATGATATCGATCTGGACCGCGAGTACGGCTTGCCGGGCAACGTGAAGTTCGCCGAGGCGGGAATGCGCCGGATTCTCGATAAATAG
- a CDS encoding ABC transporter ATP-binding protein: protein MAKSAEHAEAAEQQRQNPPRSKEARKGIMIYAKPYRKAFTGVFFCTLIAVFADLLQPYLVKIVIDDHLMQGKTEFRPLLLIGVLYLLLSILALLFSYLQNNLIQRTGQGIVASLRKDLFRHISRLSPSFFDRTSSGSLVTHVSSDTETVSQFFTQVLMSLMRDGMTLLLIIVLMFQLDPVLASYSMVLLPVIGIIAFSFRSYMRKTYQLSRSRLSRLIAFTAENLSGMNLVQAFHQEKEQERQFAEKNETYFEANLREIRTNVLFNRSFDLLGNLSVAFIAWLGGRAVLGESLEFGILYAFITYIRQFFQPINAITQQWNTLQSASVSMDRIWGLLSTKPELPDDGDASFPALNGAGSPQVSGAIDFRNVTFGYGDGEPVIKGLSLSIRPGERIGIVGTTGAGKSSLISLLCRFYDVRKGSVQIDGIDVRKLPLATLSRTVGLVQQEPYLFSGSIIDNIRLFDTRFSPEQAMQACKFVGADALIRRLPDGYDTMLSEKGSGLSTGERQLLSFARIVLYQPAILVLDEATANLDSSTEQLVQRALDAVAAGRTTLVIAHRISTVMDADRIIVMRSGVIAEQGSHEELVRQRGYYEQLFRHSQGRPEERGAG from the coding sequence ATGGCCAAATCGGCTGAGCATGCCGAAGCAGCGGAACAGCAGCGGCAAAACCCGCCCCGCTCCAAGGAAGCCCGAAAAGGCATCATGATCTATGCCAAGCCGTACCGAAAGGCGTTCACAGGCGTATTCTTCTGCACGCTGATCGCGGTATTCGCAGACCTGCTCCAGCCCTATCTGGTGAAGATCGTCATCGACGACCATCTGATGCAGGGCAAGACGGAATTCCGGCCGCTGCTGCTCATCGGCGTCCTGTATCTTCTTCTGTCCATTCTCGCCCTGCTGTTCTCCTATCTGCAGAACAACCTGATCCAGCGTACCGGCCAAGGCATCGTGGCAAGCCTCCGCAAGGACTTGTTCCGCCATATATCGCGGCTTTCCCCGTCTTTCTTCGACCGGACGTCGAGCGGCAGCCTCGTGACGCATGTATCCAGCGACACGGAGACCGTCAGCCAATTTTTCACCCAGGTGCTGATGAGCCTCATGCGGGACGGAATGACGCTGCTGCTCATCATCGTGCTCATGTTCCAGCTCGACCCCGTGCTCGCGTCGTACAGCATGGTGCTGCTTCCTGTCATCGGCATCATCGCGTTCTCCTTCCGCAGCTACATGCGCAAGACGTACCAGCTGTCGCGCAGCCGGCTGTCGCGCCTGATCGCCTTCACGGCGGAGAACCTCTCCGGCATGAATCTGGTTCAGGCTTTCCATCAGGAGAAGGAGCAGGAGCGCCAGTTCGCCGAAAAGAACGAAACGTACTTCGAGGCCAATCTGAGGGAAATCCGCACGAACGTGCTGTTCAACCGCTCCTTCGATCTGCTGGGCAACCTGTCGGTCGCCTTCATCGCCTGGCTCGGAGGCCGCGCCGTCTTGGGCGAAAGCCTGGAATTCGGCATTCTGTACGCCTTCATCACCTATATCCGGCAGTTCTTCCAGCCGATCAATGCGATCACCCAGCAATGGAACACGCTGCAATCCGCCTCCGTCTCCATGGACCGGATCTGGGGCCTGCTGAGCACGAAGCCCGAGCTTCCGGATGACGGGGACGCTTCCTTCCCGGCCTTGAACGGCGCCGGCAGTCCGCAGGTCAGCGGCGCCATCGATTTCCGCAACGTGACGTTCGGTTATGGGGATGGCGAGCCGGTCATCAAGGGACTAAGCCTGAGCATCCGTCCCGGAGAGAGGATCGGCATCGTCGGCACGACAGGAGCCGGCAAAAGCTCTCTGATCAGCCTCCTGTGCCGGTTCTACGACGTGCGGAAGGGATCGGTGCAGATCGACGGAATCGACGTGCGGAAGCTCCCTCTCGCCACGCTCAGCCGGACGGTCGGGCTGGTCCAGCAGGAGCCGTACCTGTTCTCGGGCTCGATCATCGACAACATCCGGCTGTTCGACACCCGCTTCAGCCCGGAGCAGGCGATGCAGGCTTGCAAGTTCGTCGGCGCCGACGCCCTGATCCGCCGTCTGCCGGACGGCTACGACACGATGCTGAGCGAAAAAGGCAGCGGGCTGTCCACCGGGGAGCGGCAGCTGCTCAGCTTTGCCCGCATCGTGCTCTATCAGCCTGCCATCCTTGTGCTGGACGAAGCGACGGCGAATCTCGACTCCAGCACCGAGCAGCTCGTCCAGCGGGCGCTGGACGCCGTTGCGGCGGGAAGGACGACGCTCGTCATCGCCCACCGCATATCGACCGTCATGGATGCGGACCGCATCATCGTCATGCGGAGCGGCGTCATCGCCGAGCAGGGCAGCCATGAGGAGCTGGTCAGGCAGCGCGGCTACTACGAGCAGCTGTTCCGCCATTCCCAGGGACGCCCGGAAGAACGCGGAGCCGGCTAG
- a CDS encoding ABC transporter ATP-binding protein, which yields MKLRLLTPYLASRGWLYAASLLLIAAGNIIQSYYPHILGEFIDRLKNDDIAMNDIRMYALMLVAIAVCYGSMAGFGQYLIMRLGRGFERLMRKRLFRHFTRLSESYYAKHGVGQMLSYVMNDVTSVREAISVCLNQTANAVILLLSAFVMMAASGLPWGLIVPCVSPLLLIPFLVVYFGPRIRKRSRIVQNALARMTESAEEQFGGMRVTQKFAAEDVMAERFGGTVDRIRESQLGLVRMSSFFQALLPFLGALSLVVTIAYGGYQALSGAITIGMFVSLTLYVRLMINPLQQIGNVINTMQRSRASLERLQELLSIIPDISDAEQSVPLSGSGIELRGLSFKYPGSTMEALHDIRLSVEPGMTAGIIGRTGSGKTTIAKLLLRIYEAPPRTIRIGGADIRELGLGSLRENIAYVPQDGFLFSTTMRDNIAFSRRNAEQRDVEDASRQAGIYESIQQFSEGFQTRLGERGVTLSGGQRQRTSLARGLIKDAPILILDDSVSAVDAVTETAIIRNIQQLRKNKTTLIIAHRISALKHADVIVVMDEGRIVQQGTHESLLAEEGIYAELFALQQGGTSHGQIG from the coding sequence ATGAAATTAAGGCTGCTGACCCCTTACCTGGCTTCAAGAGGCTGGCTCTACGCCGCCTCGCTGCTGCTTATCGCCGCCGGAAACATCATCCAGTCCTATTACCCGCACATTCTCGGAGAATTCATCGACCGGCTGAAAAACGATGACATCGCGATGAACGACATCCGCATGTACGCGCTCATGCTCGTCGCCATCGCCGTCTGCTACGGCTCCATGGCCGGGTTCGGCCAATACCTGATCATGAGGCTCGGCCGAGGCTTCGAGCGGCTGATGCGCAAGCGGCTGTTCCGCCACTTCACCCGGTTGAGCGAGTCCTACTACGCCAAGCACGGCGTGGGCCAAATGCTGAGCTACGTCATGAACGACGTCACCTCCGTCCGGGAGGCCATCTCGGTATGCCTCAACCAGACGGCCAACGCCGTCATCCTGCTCCTGTCGGCCTTCGTCATGATGGCCGCATCGGGGCTTCCCTGGGGACTCATCGTCCCTTGCGTCTCCCCCCTGCTGCTGATTCCTTTCCTGGTCGTCTACTTCGGACCGCGCATCCGCAAGCGCTCGCGGATCGTGCAGAACGCGCTCGCGCGCATGACCGAATCGGCCGAGGAGCAGTTCGGCGGCATGCGCGTCACCCAGAAATTCGCCGCCGAGGACGTCATGGCGGAGAGATTCGGCGGCACCGTCGACCGGATCAGGGAAAGCCAGCTGGGACTGGTGCGGATGTCTTCCTTTTTCCAGGCGCTGCTTCCGTTTCTCGGCGCCCTGTCGCTTGTCGTCACGATCGCCTACGGCGGCTACCAGGCTCTGAGCGGTGCCATTACGATCGGAATGTTCGTCTCCCTGACGCTCTATGTGCGGCTGATGATCAATCCCCTGCAGCAGATCGGCAACGTCATCAACACGATGCAGCGGTCGCGCGCCAGCCTTGAGCGGCTGCAGGAGCTTCTATCCATCATCCCGGACATAAGCGATGCGGAGCAATCCGTCCCGCTCTCCGGTTCCGGAATCGAGCTGCGCGGACTCAGCTTCAAATACCCCGGCTCGACAATGGAAGCGCTGCATGATATCCGTCTCTCCGTTGAGCCGGGCATGACAGCCGGAATCATCGGCCGCACCGGCAGCGGCAAAACGACGATCGCCAAGCTGCTGCTGCGGATCTACGAAGCTCCCCCGCGCACGATCCGGATCGGCGGGGCAGACATCCGGGAGCTCGGCCTCGGCAGCCTGCGCGAGAATATCGCTTACGTCCCGCAGGACGGCTTCCTGTTCAGCACGACGATGCGCGACAACATCGCCTTCTCCAGGCGCAACGCCGAGCAGAGGGATGTCGAGGACGCCTCCCGCCAAGCCGGCATCTACGAGAGCATCCAGCAGTTCAGCGAGGGCTTCCAGACCCGTCTCGGCGAGCGCGGCGTCACGCTTTCCGGCGGACAGCGGCAGCGCACGAGCCTGGCCAGAGGCCTGATCAAGGACGCTCCGATCCTCATTCTCGACGACAGCGTCAGCGCCGTCGATGCCGTCACCGAAACCGCCATCATCCGCAATATCCAGCAGCTCCGCAAAAACAAAACGACGCTGATCATCGCGCATCGCATCAGCGCGCTCAAGCATGCCGACGTCATCGTCGTCATGGACGAAGGCCGGATCGTCCAGCAAGGAACGCATGAGAGCCTGCTGGCGGAGGAAGGCATCTATGCGGAGCTGTTCGCCCTGCAGCAAGGAGGGACCTCACATGGCCAAATCGGCTGA